A single region of the Nocardioides aquaticus genome encodes:
- a CDS encoding L-lactate permease: MFEQDFDPVSGSLALSSIFAALPLLTVFVLLGVLRMKAQWASLIALAVSIGVAVLVYSMPVGMALSAAAEGAVFGLFPIMWIVVNAIWVYNMTVTTGHFDVLRRSFGTVSDDQRIQAIIIAFCFGALLEALAGFGTPVAISSVMLMALGFHPVKAAVVSLVANTAPVAFGAIAVPITTLAAITGIPADELGAMVGRQTPVLALFVPLVLVFLVDGRRGVRQMWLPALVCGSAFAVGQFLASNYFSVELTDIVAALVAAGAVVLLLRVWTPSFELTAERMDEEEAQHRVAEASGNAPSGGTAGGGGTGTTTTRAPVADSGVEVLKAYAPYLAIIVIFTLAQVPFLKDALAAGTVTFPWPGLDIVNPDTGEAPSATTFAFAWLPSAGTLLLFAGLVTMLVLKVAPSAAVKAYAGTLDQLKWAILTVASVLALAYVMNFSGQTITIGMWIAGTGTFFAFLSPVLGWLGVAVTGSDTSANALFGTLQVTAAQSAGLDPTLLASANTSGGVLGKMISPQNLAIAAAATGLAGKEGDLFRKVLGWSLGFLLVMCVLVYLQSTSVLGWMVP; the protein is encoded by the coding sequence GTGTTCGAGCAGGACTTCGACCCCGTCAGCGGGTCCCTGGCGTTGTCGTCGATCTTCGCGGCCCTGCCGCTGCTGACCGTCTTCGTCCTCCTGGGCGTGCTGCGGATGAAGGCGCAGTGGGCCTCCCTGATCGCGCTGGCGGTCTCGATCGGGGTCGCGGTCCTGGTCTACTCGATGCCCGTCGGGATGGCCCTGTCCGCGGCCGCGGAGGGCGCGGTGTTCGGGCTCTTCCCGATCATGTGGATCGTGGTGAACGCCATCTGGGTCTACAACATGACCGTCACCACCGGGCACTTCGACGTGCTGCGCCGCTCCTTCGGCACGGTCTCCGACGACCAGCGGATCCAGGCGATCATCATCGCGTTCTGCTTCGGTGCGCTGCTCGAGGCGCTGGCCGGCTTCGGGACCCCGGTGGCGATCAGCTCGGTGATGCTGATGGCGCTCGGCTTCCACCCGGTCAAGGCCGCGGTCGTCTCCCTGGTCGCCAACACCGCGCCCGTCGCCTTCGGCGCGATCGCGGTCCCGATCACCACCCTGGCCGCGATCACCGGCATCCCGGCCGACGAGCTCGGCGCCATGGTGGGTCGCCAGACGCCGGTCCTGGCCCTGTTCGTCCCGCTGGTGCTGGTCTTCCTCGTCGACGGTCGCCGGGGGGTCCGGCAGATGTGGCTCCCGGCCCTGGTCTGCGGCTCCGCCTTCGCCGTGGGCCAGTTCCTGGCCTCCAACTACTTCTCGGTCGAGCTGACCGACATCGTGGCCGCCCTGGTCGCCGCCGGCGCCGTCGTCCTGCTGCTGCGGGTGTGGACCCCGTCCTTCGAGCTGACCGCCGAGCGGATGGACGAGGAGGAGGCGCAGCACCGGGTGGCCGAGGCCAGCGGCAACGCCCCCTCGGGCGGCACGGCCGGCGGGGGTGGCACGGGCACCACCACCACCAGGGCTCCGGTCGCCGACAGCGGCGTCGAGGTGCTCAAGGCGTACGCGCCGTACCTCGCGATCATCGTCATCTTCACCCTGGCCCAGGTCCCGTTCCTCAAGGACGCCCTGGCCGCCGGCACCGTCACCTTCCCGTGGCCCGGTCTGGACATCGTCAACCCGGACACCGGCGAGGCCCCGTCGGCGACGACCTTCGCCTTCGCGTGGCTGCCCTCGGCGGGCACGCTGCTGCTGTTCGCCGGGCTGGTCACGATGCTGGTGCTCAAGGTGGCGCCGTCCGCCGCGGTCAAGGCGTACGCGGGCACCCTGGACCAGCTGAAGTGGGCGATCCTGACCGTGGCGTCGGTGCTCGCGCTGGCCTACGTCATGAACTTCTCCGGCCAGACGATCACGATCGGCATGTGGATCGCCGGCACCGGGACGTTCTTCGCCTTCCTCTCACCGGTCCTGGGCTGGCTCGGCGTCGCGGTGACCGGGTCGGACACCTCCGCCAACGCGCTGTTCGGGACGCTGCAGGTCACCGCCGCCCAGTCGGCGGGGCTCGACCCGACCCTGCTGGCCTCGGCGAACACCTCCGGCGGCGTGCTCGGCAAGATGATCTCCCCCCAGAACCTGGCCATCGCCGCGGCCGCGACCGGCCTGGCCGGCAAGGAGGGCGACCTGTTCCGCAAGGTGCTCGGCTGGAGCCTGGGGTTCCTGCTGGTCATGTGCGTGCTGGTCTACCTGCAGTCCACGTCCGTGCTCGGCTGGATGGTGCCCTGA
- a CDS encoding MFS transporter yields MSSSTAADRPAAAQHAVPGGPDAPVMAARAPRLALLALALGGFTIGTTEFMTMGLLPEVAAGVGVSIPTAGHLISAYALGVVVGAPLLAVLGARAPRRRLLLWLMGAYAAGNVLSAASVSMEMLTVARFLDGLPHGAYFGVASLVAADLAQPGKAGRAVAQVMLGLSVANVLGVPAATWLGQNLGWRAGFVAASVLAVLTVLAVAAVVPVRAGNPDARWRTELTALREPQVLLALLIGAAGFGGMFAVYTYISPIATDVAGLGSGSVPLVILMLGLGMVAGTILAGRMADWSVPGSLVVGSIGMAAALLLFFVVSPYGWWLAPAAFLVTTLGSVLVVNLQLRLMRVAGEAETLGAAMNHASLNVANALGAWIGGAVISAGLGYRAPALAGVGLSVVGLVVLVVALRTDRGARTA; encoded by the coding sequence GTGTCCTCCTCCACTGCCGCCGACCGCCCGGCCGCGGCACAGCACGCCGTCCCGGGTGGCCCCGACGCCCCCGTGATGGCGGCGCGGGCCCCGCGCCTGGCCCTGCTCGCGCTCGCCCTGGGCGGCTTCACCATCGGCACGACCGAGTTCATGACGATGGGCCTGCTGCCCGAGGTGGCCGCGGGCGTCGGGGTCTCCATCCCGACCGCCGGCCACCTGATCTCGGCCTACGCCCTCGGCGTCGTGGTCGGCGCACCCCTGCTGGCCGTCCTCGGGGCCCGGGCGCCGCGCCGGCGGCTGCTGCTGTGGCTGATGGGCGCCTACGCCGCGGGCAACGTGCTGTCGGCGGCCTCGGTGTCGATGGAGATGCTGACCGTCGCGCGGTTCCTCGACGGGCTGCCGCACGGGGCGTACTTCGGGGTCGCCAGCCTGGTCGCCGCCGACCTCGCCCAGCCCGGGAAGGCCGGGCGCGCGGTCGCCCAGGTGATGCTGGGCCTGTCGGTGGCCAACGTCCTCGGCGTCCCGGCCGCGACCTGGTTGGGGCAGAACCTCGGCTGGCGGGCCGGTTTCGTGGCCGCCTCGGTGCTGGCCGTGCTCACCGTGCTCGCCGTCGCCGCGGTCGTCCCGGTCCGGGCCGGCAACCCCGACGCGCGCTGGCGCACCGAGCTGACCGCGCTGCGGGAGCCGCAGGTGCTGCTCGCGCTGCTGATCGGCGCGGCCGGCTTCGGCGGGATGTTCGCGGTCTACACCTACATCTCCCCGATCGCCACCGACGTCGCCGGGCTCGGCAGCGGCAGCGTCCCGCTGGTGATCCTGATGCTCGGCCTCGGCATGGTCGCCGGCACGATCCTGGCCGGCCGGATGGCCGACTGGTCGGTGCCCGGGTCCCTGGTCGTCGGCAGCATCGGCATGGCCGCGGCGCTGCTGCTGTTCTTCGTCGTCTCGCCGTACGGCTGGTGGCTCGCGCCGGCGGCCTTCCTGGTCACCACCCTCGGATCGGTGCTGGTGGTCAACCTCCAGCTGCGCCTGATGCGGGTCGCCGGCGAGGCCGAGACCCTCGGCGCCGCGATGAACCACGCCTCGCTCAACGTCGCCAACGCGCTCGGTGCCTGGATCGGCGGTGCCGTGATCAGCGCGGGCCTGGGCTACCGGGCCCCCGCCCTGGCCGGGGTCGGCCTCTCGGTCGTCGGCCTGGTGGTCCTCGTGGTGGCGCTGCGCACCGACCGGGGCGCGCGGACGGCCTGA
- a CDS encoding SRPBCC family protein → MSDTSISATRTIDASAKDVFAVLTNPHRHTELDGSGFVQGLDRGDRIEKSGQQFRMNMSGDHMGGDYQVDNHVTGYDENHLLAWRTAPAGQEPPGWEWVWELKSTGSDSVEATVTYDWSAVTDKELLKKLSFPLVPQEALETSLGNLAAAVRQA, encoded by the coding sequence ATGAGCGACACCAGCATCTCCGCGACCCGCACGATCGACGCCTCCGCCAAGGACGTGTTCGCCGTGCTCACCAACCCCCACCGTCACACCGAGCTCGACGGCTCCGGCTTCGTCCAGGGCCTCGACCGGGGCGACCGGATCGAGAAGAGCGGCCAGCAGTTCCGGATGAACATGTCCGGGGACCACATGGGTGGCGACTACCAGGTCGACAACCACGTCACCGGCTACGACGAGAACCACCTGCTCGCCTGGCGCACCGCCCCCGCCGGCCAGGAGCCCCCGGGCTGGGAGTGGGTGTGGGAGCTGAAGTCCACCGGCTCCGACAGCGTCGAGGCCACCGTGACCTACGACTGGTCGGCGGTGACCGACAAGGAGCTGCTCAAGAAGCTCTCCTTCCCGCTGGTGCCCCAGGAGGCGCTCGAGACCTCCCTGGGCAACCTCGCCGCCGCGGTCCGTCAGGCCTGA
- a CDS encoding GNAT family N-acetyltransferase yields MDLPPTPPTLTDGHVTLRAHSPDDAQGSYEATLDPDYQRWTSVPLPVSLEGARHFVGTLMPGAWADGSSWGFAVEHDGSYVGSVELRPDDREAGVAEVAFGSHPRVRGLRIEGRSVMERALRLLLTWGFDEAGVRTVMWRAHRGNWASRRLAWKVGFRVEGTVRRWTTQRGERHDAWIGTLLHDDSRQPPTTWLTAPPLQGEQVVLRPFTDADVPRIVEACDDERTRHWLGRLPEPYDEDAARDYLLHVGEQQADGRGVWWAVTDPATDELLGSMALFGVDPGREAEVGYWAHPAARGRGVTTEATGLALRFAFGMLGVQRVVAFAAVDNAASRRVLEANGLTQYATERLGARIRTGPADQACLDVLAEEWLAGQVARMRAGGPQA; encoded by the coding sequence ATGGACCTCCCACCGACCCCGCCGACGCTGACCGACGGCCACGTCACCCTGCGGGCGCACTCCCCCGACGACGCCCAGGGCTCCTACGAGGCCACCCTGGACCCGGACTACCAGCGGTGGACCTCGGTGCCGCTCCCGGTCAGCCTGGAGGGGGCCCGGCACTTCGTCGGGACGCTGATGCCCGGGGCCTGGGCCGACGGCAGCTCGTGGGGCTTCGCCGTCGAGCACGACGGGTCGTACGTCGGCAGCGTCGAGCTGCGGCCCGACGACCGTGAGGCCGGCGTCGCCGAGGTCGCCTTCGGCTCGCACCCCCGGGTGCGCGGCCTGCGGATCGAGGGCCGCAGCGTCATGGAGCGCGCCCTGCGGCTGCTGCTGACCTGGGGCTTCGACGAGGCCGGGGTGCGTACGGTGATGTGGCGGGCCCACCGCGGCAACTGGGCCTCGCGGCGCCTGGCCTGGAAGGTCGGGTTCCGGGTGGAGGGGACGGTGCGCCGCTGGACCACGCAGCGCGGCGAGCGGCACGACGCCTGGATCGGCACGCTGCTGCACGACGACTCACGGCAGCCCCCGACGACCTGGCTGACGGCGCCGCCGCTGCAGGGGGAGCAGGTCGTGCTGCGCCCGTTCACCGACGCCGACGTGCCCCGCATCGTCGAGGCCTGCGACGACGAGCGGACCCGGCACTGGCTGGGGCGGTTGCCGGAGCCGTACGACGAGGACGCCGCCCGCGACTACCTGCTGCACGTCGGGGAGCAGCAGGCCGACGGGCGCGGCGTGTGGTGGGCGGTGACGGACCCGGCCACCGACGAGCTGCTGGGCTCGATGGCGCTCTTCGGCGTCGACCCCGGGCGCGAGGCCGAGGTGGGCTACTGGGCGCACCCCGCGGCCCGGGGCCGGGGCGTGACCACGGAGGCCACCGGGCTGGCGCTGCGCTTCGCCTTCGGGATGCTGGGGGTGCAGCGCGTGGTGGCGTTCGCCGCGGTCGACAACGCCGCGTCCCGGCGGGTGCTGGAGGCCAACGGCCTCACGCAGTACGCCACCGAGCGGCTGGGGGCACGGATCCGGACCGGCCCGGCCGACCAGGCCTGCCTCGACGTGCTCGCCGAGGAGTGGCTGGCCGGCCAGGTGGCCCGGATGCGGGCCGGGGGCCCTCAGGCCTGA
- the trpS gene encoding tryptophan--tRNA ligase, with protein MPSPTSQPSPTGSPAPARPRVLSGIQPTADSFHFGNYLGALRQWVALQEEHEPFFFVADLHAITVEQDPKVLRERTLRAAAQLLAMGVDPDRAAVFVQSHVPEHAQLSWVLQCLTGFGEARRMTQFKDKSAKGGEGAASVGLFTYPVLQAADILLYRPHFVPVGEDQRQHLELTRDLAGRFNHRYKKTFRLPEPYILEATAKIGDLQDPTSKMSKSASSPAGIVEMLDEPRVSAKKIRSAVTDSGSEVRFDAAEKPGVSNLLTIYAALTGAPVADLEEQYAGHGYGDLKRDLAEVVVEFVTPFRDRTLALMEDRSHLDAVLAAGAVRAREVASRTLGDVYDRVGFTRPAHP; from the coding sequence ATGCCCAGCCCGACCAGCCAGCCCAGCCCGACCGGGTCGCCCGCGCCCGCCCGCCCCCGGGTGCTCTCGGGCATCCAGCCGACGGCCGACTCGTTCCACTTCGGCAACTACCTCGGCGCGCTGCGGCAGTGGGTGGCGCTGCAGGAGGAGCACGAGCCGTTCTTCTTCGTCGCCGACCTGCACGCGATCACCGTCGAGCAGGACCCCAAGGTGCTGCGCGAGCGCACCCTGCGGGCCGCCGCGCAGCTGCTGGCGATGGGCGTGGACCCCGACCGGGCCGCGGTCTTCGTGCAGAGCCACGTGCCCGAGCACGCCCAGCTGTCCTGGGTGCTGCAGTGCCTCACCGGGTTCGGCGAGGCCCGCCGGATGACCCAGTTCAAGGACAAGTCCGCCAAGGGCGGCGAGGGTGCGGCGTCGGTCGGGCTGTTCACCTACCCGGTGCTCCAGGCCGCCGACATCCTGCTCTACCGGCCGCACTTCGTGCCGGTCGGCGAGGACCAGCGCCAGCACCTCGAGCTGACCCGCGACCTCGCCGGGCGGTTCAACCACCGCTACAAGAAGACCTTCCGGCTCCCGGAGCCCTACATCCTGGAGGCGACCGCCAAGATCGGCGACCTCCAGGACCCCACCTCGAAGATGTCGAAGTCGGCCTCGTCGCCGGCCGGGATCGTGGAGATGCTCGACGAGCCGCGCGTGAGCGCCAAGAAGATCCGATCGGCCGTCACCGACTCCGGGAGCGAGGTCCGCTTCGACGCCGCGGAGAAGCCGGGTGTCTCGAACCTGCTGACGATCTACGCCGCGCTCACCGGCGCGCCGGTGGCCGACCTGGAGGAGCAGTACGCCGGGCACGGCTACGGCGACCTGAAGAGGGACCTCGCCGAGGTGGTCGTCGAGTTCGTGACCCCGTTCCGGGACCGGACCCTGGCGCTGATGGAGGACCGGTCCCACCTCGACGCGGTGCTGGCCGCCGGGGCGGTC